The genomic interval TATAGCGAAAAAGCTTCGCTGAAAATGCTCGACGCGTTGTTGACGTCGGTTCCGTGGAAGCAAGAGTTATTAAAGATCTATGGGCGCAGCGTTCCAACGCCTCGACTGACGGCGTGGTACGGTGATCCCGGGGCCGCGTACACCTACTCTGGCCTGCGTAACGAGCCGAACCCGTGGACGCCGCTGTTGCTGGAAATGGTCGACGAGCTTTACTCGTTCGTTGGCGTTCGTTTCAACAGTGTCTTACTAAACCGCTATAGAAACGGTGACGACAGCCTTTCGTGGCACGCAGACGACGAACCCGAGCTCGGCGCGGAGCCGACGATCGCTTCGCTGAGTTTGGGTACGCCGCGCCTCTTCAAGCTTCGAAAGACGAGCGATCCAAAAGACGAGGCTTCGCTGCGGCTGGAAAGTGGAAGCCTCCTTCTAATGCAGGGCCGTTCTCAGGCGAAGTACCGGCATAGCGTACCGAAGGAGAGAAAGGTCCGCGGTGAAAGAATAAACCTCACATTTCGGGTGGTTGCAACTGGAGGAACTGCGTCGGCGCCTATACCCTAATTTGCTGGCTCAACTGAGCCGGCATTTCGGTGTTGACCGAGCAGGGCTGTGCCTTAGGCTCAAACCGCACATCCCGACGATTCGCGCAGGGTTTGACGCCGCGGAAGTCGAGATCGCCTACGATGATCAAGATGTCATCGCCACATACCTATTGCTTTACTACGCGAACTACACTGCTGCGGGCTGTGATGCGCTCGCGAGGATACAAGGGCTTCTTCCCGCACGTGATCTCTCCGCGGTGTTCTTCTGCGGCGGTTCCCTGCCGGAGTTACTCGCGACGGCATTCTCGATGAACAGGGCAAATGTCGGTCCTAAGGTGCTCAACGCGTCCGTCTTTGACCAATACGTGGAGGCCTGGGCCTGGACACATCAGATTACGACGGCGCTGGTCGGGCTGTTTGCGCCAGAGGTCGTCCTTGAACTTCAATCCGGCGCGGTGGACCTTCGTCGACGCGGTCAAGGCGTGCCGCAAACCGTGGCGAATGCGGACCTTGTCGTGTTTCAGCATTGCCTCAACGAGTTTGCCGATAGTCCCGGCGCGATCGAGTGCATCGAAAGAATCGGGCGCGCGGCGCCGCGCGACACGGTCTTTCTTTTTCTCGACCAGGGAAAATACCGAACCGTGACGCGGTCGATGCTGAGTATTCGCGAACGTTTTGTCGCTGCGGATTACCAGGTGCTGGAAGATTGTCATACGCCATACACGTACGAACCGCCTGACTTCTTTCTGCCCGATGAACTAAAGAGCCAATTCTTCGACGGCATTGCGGCGCGTGACGAACAGGGACGATGGACACCGGGTCACCGCCGCGCTCGCACGCTGAACCTGCGTGCTCTCTGCATGCGAAAGCGGAGATAGATGGCAGTTCTCGCACTCGGTATCGACACGCGGCGTTACGTTCGCAATTTCAACTGGCCGCTCGCGATCGCTCCCATCCTGATCTCGGCGATCGGGATCATGTGCATCCAGTCGGCCGATCTGCACGACCCCGATGCTTCGGGCGAATACAAAAAACAGATCCTCTACATCATCATGGGCGTGCCGCTGATGCTCGGCTGCTCGTTGATCGACTATCGCAATTGGCGGCGCTTGGCGCCGGCGTTGTACGTCTTCAATTTGTTGCTGTTGATCTTCATTCTCCGCGGCGGTCATTCGGCAATGGGCGCGCAGCGTTGGATCTCGCTCGGGCCGCTCGGCACCTTCCAACCCTCCGAGCCCGCCAAACTGGTGCTGGCGATCTCGATCGCATTCGTGCTCTGCCGC from Candidatus Baltobacteraceae bacterium carries:
- a CDS encoding alpha-ketoglutarate-dependent dioxygenase AlkB, producing MLNPSLFEASVTGAVCAHEHAVRIFGDDDLLYFRHFYSEKASLKMLDALLTSVPWKQELLKIYGRSVPTPRLTAWYGDPGAAYTYSGLRNEPNPWTPLLLEMVDELYSFVGVRFNSVLLNRYRNGDDSLSWHADDEPELGAEPTIASLSLGTPRLFKLRKTSDPKDEASLRLESGSLLLMQGRSQAKYRHSVPKERKVRGERINLTFRVVATGGTASAPIP